Proteins co-encoded in one Pseudorhizobium banfieldiae genomic window:
- a CDS encoding DUF1513 domain-containing protein: MAWRSDLIDRRSFLRAAGVGFAAALGPHSLMALERSDAVYASGFRAPDGSFGLATVSERGEIIDRTLLPARSHGMAFSPTTRRLVAFARRPGTFALVTDPFGRMEPIVLSAPEGRHYYGHGAFSPDGRLLYASENDFYGNRGMIGIYDAADGFLRIGEFDAHGIGTHDMTVSDDGTMLVIANGGIQTHPDFGRTKLNLDHMEPSLVLLGASDGRLIQKHALPPALHQLSTRHIALGDHGRIWFACQWEGPRNAWPPLVGHLGRGEDLTFTPLPAHVTDGLANYVGAIAVNRRDGIVGLTSPKGGLAISLDARTGEVVREQAIVDAAGIAPSNTGFAVSSYRGSFNDSRSPVAWDQHIVRLA, from the coding sequence ATGGCCTGGCGGAGCGACCTCATCGACCGCCGCAGTTTTCTGAGAGCCGCCGGCGTCGGTTTTGCGGCAGCGCTTGGACCGCACTCGCTGATGGCGCTCGAACGAAGCGATGCCGTCTATGCCTCAGGCTTTCGTGCGCCGGATGGCTCCTTCGGCCTCGCGACCGTCTCCGAACGCGGGGAGATCATCGACCGCACCCTCCTCCCCGCCCGCTCCCACGGCATGGCCTTCAGCCCGACAACCCGTCGGCTGGTTGCCTTTGCCCGCAGGCCCGGGACCTTCGCCCTGGTGACCGATCCTTTCGGCAGGATGGAACCCATCGTCCTGTCCGCGCCCGAGGGGCGCCACTACTATGGCCATGGCGCCTTTTCTCCGGACGGGCGCCTGCTCTATGCCAGCGAGAACGACTTCTACGGCAATCGCGGCATGATCGGCATCTATGATGCGGCAGACGGCTTCCTCCGTATCGGCGAGTTCGACGCGCACGGCATCGGCACCCATGACATGACCGTCTCGGACGACGGTACAATGCTGGTGATCGCCAATGGCGGCATTCAGACCCATCCGGATTTCGGCCGAACGAAGCTCAATCTCGACCACATGGAGCCGTCGCTGGTGCTGCTTGGGGCGAGCGACGGCCGGCTCATCCAGAAGCATGCGCTGCCGCCGGCGCTGCATCAATTGTCCACCCGCCACATCGCTCTGGGAGACCACGGGCGGATCTGGTTTGCCTGCCAATGGGAGGGTCCGCGCAATGCCTGGCCGCCGCTTGTCGGGCACCTTGGACGGGGGGAGGATCTGACATTCACACCACTACCGGCGCACGTGACCGACGGCCTTGCCAATTACGTGGGAGCGATCGCCGTCAACCGGCGCGATGGCATCGTCGGGCTGACCTCACCGAAGGGTGGCCTGGCAATCAGCCTCGATGCGAGGACCGGCGAAGTCGTGCGGGAGCAGGCGATCGTCGACGCCGCAGGCATCGCACCGTCAAACACAGGTTTTGCAGTCTCCTCCTATCGCGGCAGTTTCAACGACAGCCGTAGCCCGGTCGCCTGGGACCAGCACATCGTGCGGCTCGCGTGA
- a CDS encoding imelysin family protein: MIRKTFFSATFALLAASAAFPVASAAAATEPAAVVQHYAEMAHAKFEDSLMTAKALDAAIDALIAQPSEETLKAAREAWIAARVPYQQSEVYRFGNPIVDEWEGKVNAWPLDEGLIDYVDASYGTESDSNALYVANVVANPKLSVNGEEIDASSITPELLRSLHEAGEIEANVATGYHAIEFLLWGQDLNGTDAGAGNRSHTDFDTANCTNGNCDRRAAYLKAASELLISDLEEMVAAWAPEGEAAKAVTADPQAGIRAMLTGMGSLSYGELAGERMKLGLLLHDPEEEHDCFSDNTHASHLNDAIGIASAYTGEYTRADGTKMTGPSLSDLVAAKDAALDAEVKAKLDTTLAAMNAMAERAEGGEAYDQMIGEGNAEGNAIVQAAIDGLIDQTRSIERVIASLDLGAIALEGSDSLDNPDAVFQ, translated from the coding sequence ATGATTCGCAAGACATTCTTCAGCGCGACCTTCGCGCTTCTGGCCGCCTCAGCGGCCTTCCCGGTGGCGTCGGCTGCCGCTGCGACGGAGCCGGCTGCTGTCGTGCAGCATTATGCCGAGATGGCGCACGCCAAGTTCGAAGACTCCTTGATGACGGCCAAGGCGCTTGATGCGGCCATCGACGCACTGATCGCGCAGCCGAGCGAGGAAACGTTGAAGGCCGCACGCGAGGCCTGGATTGCTGCACGGGTTCCCTACCAGCAAAGCGAAGTCTACCGCTTCGGCAATCCGATCGTGGACGAGTGGGAAGGCAAGGTGAATGCTTGGCCGCTCGACGAGGGTCTGATCGATTACGTCGATGCTTCCTACGGCACCGAAAGCGACAGCAATGCCCTCTATGTCGCCAACGTGGTTGCCAACCCGAAGCTCAGCGTGAACGGCGAGGAAATCGACGCCAGCAGCATCACGCCTGAGCTGCTTCGCAGCCTGCATGAGGCCGGCGAGATCGAAGCCAATGTCGCGACCGGCTACCATGCGATCGAATTCCTGCTTTGGGGCCAAGACCTGAACGGCACCGATGCCGGCGCCGGCAACCGGTCGCACACGGATTTCGACACAGCCAATTGCACCAACGGCAATTGCGACCGGCGCGCAGCCTATCTGAAGGCCGCATCGGAACTGCTGATCTCCGACCTGGAGGAGATGGTTGCCGCCTGGGCGCCGGAAGGTGAGGCTGCCAAGGCCGTGACCGCCGATCCGCAGGCCGGCATCCGCGCCATGCTGACCGGCATGGGCTCGCTGTCCTACGGGGAACTTGCCGGCGAGCGCATGAAGCTCGGGCTGCTGCTCCACGACCCCGAAGAAGAGCATGACTGCTTCTCCGACAACACGCATGCCTCACATCTCAACGATGCCATCGGCATCGCTTCGGCATACACAGGCGAGTACACCCGTGCCGACGGCACGAAGATGACCGGTCCATCGCTGTCGGACCTGGTTGCTGCCAAGGATGCGGCGCTCGATGCGGAAGTGAAGGCAAAGCTCGACACGACGCTTGCCGCCATGAACGCCATGGCCGAACGGGCAGAAGGTGGCGAAGCCTATGACCAGATGATCGGCGAGGGCAATGCGGAGGGCAACGCCATCGTCCAGGCGGCGATCGACGGACTGATTGATCAAACCCGCTCGATCGAACGCGTCATTGCGTCGCTGGACCTCGGCGCGATCGCGCTTGAAGGCTCCGACAGCCTTGATAATCCTGACGCCGTTTTCCAATAA
- a CDS encoding septal ring lytic transglycosylase RlpA family protein produces MTTIRNSIFAAAAFAAFATFGTASAHAAPGCGHASWYALTSKTASGERMNPAKLTAAHRSLPFGTKVKVTNKRNGKSVIVRINDRGPFIKGRIIDVSKAAAQNIGMVRSGTAQVCYQIVDAGNGKASGKGVKGG; encoded by the coding sequence TTGACGACAATTCGAAACTCGATTTTCGCCGCGGCTGCCTTTGCTGCCTTTGCAACTTTCGGCACTGCATCCGCTCACGCTGCGCCCGGCTGCGGCCACGCCTCCTGGTATGCTTTGACGTCGAAGACGGCCTCCGGGGAGCGTATGAACCCGGCCAAGCTGACTGCGGCACACCGTTCGCTGCCTTTCGGCACCAAGGTGAAGGTGACCAACAAGCGAAACGGCAAGAGCGTGATCGTACGCATCAACGACCGCGGGCCGTTCATCAAGGGCCGCATCATCGACGTATCCAAGGCTGCGGCACAGAACATCGGCATGGTCCGCTCCGGAACGGCACAGGTTTGCTACCAGATCGTCGATGCCGGCAATGGCAAGGCCTCCGGCAAGGGTGTCAAGGGCGGCTGA
- a CDS encoding di-heme oxidoredictase family protein, translated as MRALKANLFLLPILSSALLLTPLVAVSEDTRFPNERTDLSPKDRKRVASVTRVTEDFSKAENFETMQGGAATTKAIVNGDAFSHFSANLTFAEEEEFKLGNALFRKLWVSSPSSTQASDGLGPLFNARACQSCHLKDGRGHPPEGAADATSMFLRLARPARTEEEKTLIARHEALNFPDLTYGKQLQDLAVPGLKSEGSMAISYEEVQVALAEGEVVSLRKPTYSVKDLNYGPLDPDVTLSPRIAPPMIGMGLIQAIHEADILANADPDDEDGDGISGKPSLVRDHHTRELKLGRFGFKGQNASVRDQSASAFVGDLGISNPDAPFHHGDCTSAQTDCFARASGVQERLGDTEAPDPVLELVTFYSENLAVPARREPGDTKVLKGKELFYRSGCVSCHTPKFVTRRDAENKAHAFQLIWPYSDFLLHDMGEGLADGQQVGIADGREWRTQPLWGIGLTETVNEHTFFLHDGRARNLTEAILWHGGEAEAARDAFASLNKDDRTALLAFLESL; from the coding sequence ATGAGAGCGCTCAAAGCCAACCTTTTTCTGTTGCCGATCCTGTCGAGCGCTCTCCTTCTGACTCCGCTGGTGGCGGTTTCTGAAGACACGCGCTTTCCGAATGAACGCACCGATCTCTCGCCAAAGGACAGGAAGCGCGTCGCCAGCGTGACACGCGTCACCGAAGATTTCTCCAAGGCCGAGAACTTCGAGACCATGCAGGGCGGTGCGGCGACCACCAAGGCGATCGTCAACGGGGATGCATTCTCCCATTTCTCGGCCAATCTCACCTTCGCGGAGGAGGAGGAATTCAAGCTCGGCAACGCGCTCTTTCGCAAGCTGTGGGTTTCCTCGCCCTCTTCGACCCAGGCCTCAGATGGGCTAGGTCCGCTGTTCAACGCCCGGGCTTGCCAGAGCTGCCACCTGAAGGACGGCCGTGGGCATCCTCCTGAAGGTGCGGCCGACGCAACCTCCATGTTCCTCCGGCTCGCCCGCCCGGCCCGAACGGAAGAGGAGAAGACGCTCATTGCCCGCCACGAGGCGCTGAACTTCCCCGACCTAACTTACGGCAAGCAGTTGCAGGACCTTGCCGTCCCCGGGCTGAAGTCCGAAGGGTCCATGGCGATCTCCTATGAGGAGGTCCAGGTGGCGCTTGCGGAAGGCGAGGTCGTGTCGCTACGCAAGCCGACCTATTCGGTGAAGGACCTGAACTACGGTCCGCTGGACCCGGACGTGACCCTGTCGCCGCGGATTGCTCCGCCGATGATCGGCATGGGCCTGATCCAGGCGATCCACGAGGCCGATATCCTCGCTAATGCAGATCCGGATGATGAGGACGGCGACGGCATCTCCGGCAAGCCTTCCCTGGTCCGCGACCATCATACACGGGAACTGAAGCTCGGGCGTTTCGGATTCAAGGGGCAGAACGCTTCTGTCCGCGACCAGTCCGCTTCCGCCTTCGTCGGCGATCTCGGCATCTCCAATCCGGATGCTCCGTTTCATCACGGCGACTGCACGAGCGCCCAGACCGACTGCTTTGCGCGGGCGTCGGGCGTGCAGGAGCGGCTGGGTGATACGGAGGCGCCCGATCCGGTTCTGGAACTCGTAACCTTCTACTCCGAGAACCTCGCTGTCCCCGCCCGTCGTGAACCGGGAGATACCAAGGTTCTCAAGGGCAAGGAACTGTTCTACCGATCGGGCTGCGTCTCCTGCCACACTCCGAAGTTCGTGACCCGCCGCGACGCGGAGAACAAGGCGCATGCCTTCCAACTGATCTGGCCCTATTCCGACTTCCTGCTGCACGACATGGGCGAAGGCCTGGCGGACGGGCAGCAGGTCGGGATCGCCGATGGGCGGGAATGGCGCACGCAGCCGCTCTGGGGCATCGGCTTGACGGAAACGGTCAATGAGCACACGTTCTTCCTCCATGACGGCCGGGCCCGCAATCTCACCGAGGCGATCCTCTGGCATGGTGGCGAGGCCGAGGCTGCCCGCGATGCCTTTGCCTCCCTCAACAAGGACGATCGCACTGCGCTGCTTGCCTTCCTGGAGTCGCTTTGA
- a CDS encoding imelysin family protein, translated as MLKALSTAALGALAFASVAVAQEEAISPTFPEPEAIRQVVEKAVDGFIREGYRGFQLAAGDLAEGMASLCSAPSPASLAAAKNGFAKAARSWARIEIVRTGPAIEENRLERILFYPDRKSTGLKQVQALLAKPDEAATEVASLKGKSVAMQGFGALEFVLAGTGSESLSGPEGNFRCRYGRAVAQNIKQIASELVAKWDAADGIQHHWQNPGPDNPLFRTEQEAMTALLGILVHGAEMVRDQRIETFYRGEDKSAFPKQAIFWRSQNTWTMVAGNLEGLRDLIRVSELVDLLPSDQHSIVGSIDFVLKSIMGVVEEMNPDIEAAVADTAGRQKLDFLLVNGRDLIDRLNDQYGGAIGLTSGFSFSDGD; from the coding sequence ATGCTGAAAGCCCTTTCCACCGCCGCCCTGGGAGCTCTCGCGTTCGCATCCGTGGCCGTGGCGCAGGAAGAGGCCATCAGTCCCACTTTTCCGGAACCGGAAGCCATCCGGCAGGTCGTTGAAAAGGCCGTCGACGGCTTCATCCGGGAGGGCTACCGTGGCTTCCAGCTTGCAGCGGGTGATCTCGCCGAAGGTATGGCATCGCTCTGCAGCGCGCCTTCGCCGGCTTCACTTGCTGCCGCGAAAAATGGTTTTGCGAAGGCTGCCCGAAGCTGGGCGAGGATCGAGATCGTCCGGACCGGCCCCGCCATCGAGGAAAACCGCCTTGAGCGCATCCTCTTCTATCCGGACCGCAAGAGCACCGGCCTGAAGCAGGTTCAGGCGCTGCTGGCGAAGCCGGACGAGGCGGCGACGGAGGTCGCGAGCCTGAAAGGCAAGAGCGTCGCCATGCAGGGCTTCGGCGCCCTGGAGTTCGTGCTCGCCGGCACGGGTTCCGAAAGCCTGAGCGGCCCTGAGGGAAATTTCCGCTGCCGCTATGGCCGTGCGGTGGCGCAGAACATTAAGCAGATCGCTTCCGAGCTGGTGGCGAAGTGGGATGCAGCGGACGGTATCCAGCACCACTGGCAGAACCCAGGGCCAGACAATCCCCTGTTCCGGACGGAACAGGAGGCGATGACGGCACTGCTCGGCATTCTGGTCCATGGTGCCGAGATGGTGCGAGACCAGCGGATCGAGACCTTCTACCGAGGCGAGGACAAGTCGGCTTTTCCGAAGCAGGCGATCTTCTGGCGCTCACAGAACACCTGGACGATGGTGGCAGGCAACCTGGAGGGCCTGCGGGACCTCATCCGGGTATCTGAACTTGTCGACCTGCTTCCTTCCGACCAGCATTCCATCGTCGGCTCCATCGATTTCGTCCTCAAGTCGATAATGGGGGTGGTCGAGGAGATGAATCCCGACATCGAAGCCGCCGTCGCCGACACTGCGGGGCGGCAGAAGCTCGATTTCCTGCTGGTGAACGGCCGCGACCTGATCGACCGGCTGAACGACCAGTATGGCGGCGCGATCGGCCTGACGTCCGGCTTCTCTTTCTCGGACGGAGACTGA
- a CDS encoding PaaI family thioesterase, whose amino-acid sequence MDDTDDFRERIRQSFGRQPAMETIGATLTRIEQAMVEIELPFDPKLTQQHGLLHGGIVSTALDTACTYAAFSVIPVDASLLTIEFKVNLMSPGRGERFLFHGEITKPGSTIIVADGRAYAISDGPAKLIASMTATMMVVRGREDIVG is encoded by the coding sequence ATGGATGACACCGACGATTTCCGCGAGCGGATCAGGCAGAGCTTCGGTCGCCAGCCGGCGATGGAGACGATAGGTGCCACGCTTACCCGCATCGAGCAGGCGATGGTCGAGATCGAGTTGCCGTTCGACCCTAAGCTGACGCAACAACACGGCCTCCTGCACGGCGGCATCGTCTCCACTGCCCTCGACACGGCATGCACCTATGCAGCCTTCTCCGTGATCCCGGTGGACGCTTCGCTGCTGACGATCGAGTTCAAGGTCAATCTCATGTCGCCCGGTCGCGGCGAACGCTTCCTCTTCCACGGTGAGATCACCAAGCCCGGCTCGACCATCATCGTCGCGGACGGCCGTGCCTATGCGATCAGCGACGGACCGGCGAAACTGATCGCATCGATGACGGCAACGATGATGGTGGTGCGCGGTCGGGAGGACATCGTCGGATGA
- a CDS encoding TspO/MBR family protein, with translation MKKALTYILFIAVIVGLGALSGVSNMPGEWYQSLEKPFFQPPPWIFGPVWTTLYVLIAIGGARTWLQAPASGRMQVWFMQMILNFLWSPAFFGYQSPILGLVVVIPLLVAILAFIRLSWNADRVSAWLFVPYAAWVTFATLLNLSIAVLN, from the coding sequence ATGAAGAAAGCGCTCACCTACATCCTGTTCATCGCCGTCATTGTCGGGCTCGGCGCCCTCAGCGGCGTCAGCAACATGCCCGGCGAGTGGTACCAGTCACTGGAGAAGCCGTTCTTCCAGCCACCGCCATGGATCTTCGGCCCGGTCTGGACCACGCTCTACGTGTTGATCGCGATTGGCGGAGCGCGCACCTGGCTTCAGGCACCAGCCTCGGGACGCATGCAGGTCTGGTTCATGCAGATGATCCTGAACTTTCTCTGGTCACCTGCCTTCTTCGGCTACCAGAGCCCGATCCTCGGTCTGGTCGTGGTCATCCCGCTCCTCGTCGCCATCCTTGCCTTCATCCGCCTCAGTTGGAACGCCGACCGGGTCTCCGCCTGGCTCTTCGTGCCCTATGCGGCCTGGGTCACCTTTGCGACGCTGCTCAATCTCTCCATCGCCGTCCTGAACTGA
- a CDS encoding RsmB/NOP family class I SAM-dependent RNA methyltransferase encodes MRLGGRLSGAIDVLRDIEDRRRPVADALKDWGLAHRFAGSGDRAAIGNIVYDALRMRLSHAFVMDDDGPAALAYAVLIRQWGLTPEALSAEFADDRFAPQPLTEANLAALSSRNLDDAPLHVQGDIPGWTQPAFEAAFGEDWLAEARALAERPTLDLRANTLRASRDKVVKALDRSGAIQAPIARNGIRIAAGEGASRLPNVTAELSFQKGWFEVQDEGSQIVSELVQPPEHAQVLDFCAGGGGKTLAMAAAMNNKGQVHAYDADRKRLAPIIERLRRAGTRNVQVHDDARQLDQFREKLDVVLVDAPCTGTGTWRRRPDTKWRLTPRNLEERVAQQQEALGEAAAFVKPGGSLVYVTCSVLPEENDSQIERFRETHPEFSPEPVLQNWNGLFGGDTPRPRSRDGKMLTLTPASTGTDGFFFCRMRRQPSAD; translated from the coding sequence ATGCGATTGGGCGGACGGCTCAGCGGAGCCATCGATGTGCTGAGGGACATCGAAGACAGAAGGCGCCCTGTCGCGGATGCGTTGAAGGACTGGGGCCTGGCTCATCGTTTCGCCGGTTCCGGCGATCGTGCCGCAATCGGCAATATTGTCTACGACGCGCTGCGCATGCGCCTGTCGCATGCGTTCGTGATGGACGACGATGGGCCGGCGGCCCTCGCCTATGCGGTCCTCATCCGGCAGTGGGGGTTGACGCCTGAAGCCCTTTCCGCCGAGTTCGCCGATGACCGCTTCGCTCCGCAGCCCCTCACCGAGGCGAATCTCGCGGCCCTTTCCTCCCGTAATCTCGACGATGCACCCCTGCATGTGCAGGGCGACATCCCGGGCTGGACCCAGCCGGCCTTCGAAGCCGCATTCGGCGAAGACTGGCTGGCGGAGGCCAGGGCACTGGCGGAACGTCCGACCCTTGATCTGCGCGCCAACACGCTGAGGGCATCACGCGACAAGGTCGTGAAGGCGCTCGACCGCTCCGGAGCCATCCAGGCGCCGATTGCCCGCAACGGGATCAGGATAGCCGCCGGAGAAGGAGCGTCGCGGCTGCCGAACGTCACCGCCGAACTTTCGTTCCAGAAGGGCTGGTTTGAGGTGCAGGATGAGGGGTCCCAGATCGTCTCCGAGCTGGTTCAGCCGCCCGAGCACGCCCAGGTGCTCGATTTCTGCGCCGGCGGCGGCGGCAAGACGCTGGCCATGGCAGCGGCGATGAACAACAAGGGCCAGGTCCACGCCTATGATGCCGACCGCAAGCGGTTGGCGCCTATCATCGAGCGGCTTCGCCGCGCCGGCACCCGCAATGTCCAGGTTCATGACGATGCTCGCCAGCTCGATCAGTTCAGGGAGAAGCTGGATGTGGTACTGGTGGATGCGCCCTGCACCGGCACGGGCACCTGGCGCCGGCGCCCGGATACGAAATGGCGGCTGACGCCGCGCAATCTCGAGGAACGCGTTGCGCAACAGCAGGAAGCGCTTGGCGAGGCGGCTGCCTTCGTCAAGCCTGGTGGTAGCCTCGTATACGTCACCTGCTCGGTCCTGCCAGAAGAGAATGATAGTCAGATCGAGCGCTTCCGCGAGACACACCCCGAATTTTCTCCCGAACCCGTCTTGCAGAACTGGAACGGCCTGTTCGGTGGCGACACACCGCGTCCCCGCAGCCGCGACGGAAAGATGTTGACGCTGACCCCGGCCAGCACCGGCACGGATGGTTTCTTCTTCTGCCGGATGCGCCGGCAGCCCTCCGCGGATTGA